One segment of Pseudomonas asgharzadehiana DNA contains the following:
- a CDS encoding TetR/AcrR family transcriptional regulator: MGRKNTVVAAEPAETSTKERILKIAAQLFSTRGFHATGMAELEKATGLARGALYYHIGSKEELLFEITSRYLRVLIAEGKPLCESDLPAEDKFRQFSAIVMRTIVTHLAEMTVCFREVYSVIGERQTELLDLHRQYEKLWSQILKAGVSEGTFCTSDSLAVKAILGIHHYSYLWIKPGGPRSPESIAMFFCDTLLPGLKVEPRPA, translated from the coding sequence ATGGGAAGAAAGAACACCGTCGTCGCTGCCGAACCTGCTGAAACAAGCACCAAGGAACGGATACTGAAGATTGCTGCGCAGTTGTTTTCGACGCGCGGCTTTCACGCGACCGGCATGGCTGAGTTGGAAAAAGCCACTGGACTGGCTCGAGGCGCGCTGTATTACCACATTGGCAGCAAGGAAGAATTGCTGTTCGAAATCACGAGTCGGTATTTGCGGGTGCTCATCGCCGAAGGTAAGCCTCTGTGCGAGAGCGATCTGCCCGCGGAAGATAAATTTCGCCAGTTTTCGGCCATCGTGATGCGCACGATTGTCACCCACCTGGCCGAAATGACGGTGTGTTTCCGGGAAGTGTATTCGGTCATTGGCGAGCGCCAGACCGAGTTGCTCGATCTGCACCGCCAGTATGAAAAGCTCTGGTCGCAGATCCTCAAGGCCGGTGTGAGCGAAGGCACCTTCTGCACATCGGACTCGTTAGCCGTGAAGGCTATCCTTGGCATACACCACTACAGCTACCTGTGGATCAAGCCCGGTGGCCCGCGCTCTCCGGAATCCATCGCGATGTTCTTCTGCGACACCCTCCTGCCCGGACTGAAGGTTGAGCCGCGCCCGGCTTGA
- a CDS encoding DMT family transporter, producing the protein MSKHFTRAFKSSASTRLIAMTCFAMFAFAANSLLCRLALKHTDIDAASFSIVRLASGAVVLWLMCALRRSSTTIKGSWKGAAALFVYVFAFSFAYRHLETGTGALLLFGAVQLSMVLYGMLKGERMHTQAIAGFVLALAGLVSLLLPGAAAPDPASAFTMLLSGLAWGVYSLLGKGVGDPLAVTAGNFIRSIPLVLMASLPFLAGLRWDPLGVLYGVLSGALASGVGYAAWYVAVRHLASFQAATVQLSVPILASLAGIVFLGESLSIRMVLASVAVLGGVALVLGGKHGSATGS; encoded by the coding sequence ATGAGCAAACACTTCACTCGGGCGTTCAAATCGTCAGCATCGACAAGATTGATAGCGATGACCTGTTTCGCCATGTTCGCCTTTGCCGCGAACTCGCTGCTGTGCCGCCTGGCGCTTAAACACACCGACATCGATGCCGCGAGTTTCAGTATTGTCCGGCTGGCCAGCGGGGCCGTGGTGTTATGGCTGATGTGTGCCTTGAGACGGTCCTCAACCACGATCAAAGGCAGTTGGAAGGGGGCCGCAGCTTTGTTCGTTTACGTTTTCGCTTTTTCCTTCGCGTACCGTCATTTGGAGACCGGGACGGGCGCGTTGCTGCTGTTTGGGGCGGTTCAGCTGAGTATGGTTCTGTACGGCATGCTCAAAGGCGAGCGGATGCACACGCAGGCAATCGCTGGATTTGTATTGGCGCTTGCTGGCTTGGTCAGCCTGCTGCTTCCAGGCGCAGCCGCCCCTGACCCCGCTAGCGCGTTCACAATGCTGTTGTCGGGATTGGCATGGGGAGTTTATTCACTGCTTGGTAAAGGTGTCGGTGATCCTCTGGCGGTCACTGCCGGAAACTTCATCCGCTCCATTCCGCTGGTCCTGATGGCAAGCTTGCCGTTTCTGGCGGGGTTGCGTTGGGACCCGCTGGGGGTACTTTATGGTGTTCTTTCCGGAGCGCTGGCGTCAGGCGTCGGCTACGCGGCCTGGTACGTCGCGGTGCGTCATCTTGCCTCGTTTCAAGCAGCGACAGTGCAGTTGAGCGTACCCATCCTGGCTTCGCTGGCTGGTATCGTTTTTCTGGGGGAAAGCCTGAGCATAAGGATGGTATTGGCATCCGTCGCTGTACTGGGTGGTGTTGCGTTGGTGCTGGGCGGCAAACATGGCAGCGCCACAGGCAGCTAG
- a CDS encoding helix-turn-helix domain-containing protein, with translation MLLVPPDTVEQTKLTLEVVLRYHMAWKQRDLEAILALYHPQVQYNDFFQNRSMGLRELRAYITGTLPRHPDEYLEHNDRIRADGCTAFIQYQTALKGSGERVVFRTSEAITVCDGLILRVNEYASLVRDGEPHAGRCAPAISKLGLSARQLSFMARDLADYFTRQQPFLDPDLDLARIASATGYSRNQLSYLLNQVLGQSFYRYVTQARLAYLLERLASYDENAPIDALAVAAGFNSTSAFYKAFRSHTGCTPKAWLKANCARTRR, from the coding sequence ATGCTCCTCGTCCCGCCAGATACCGTCGAACAGACAAAGCTCACCCTCGAGGTGGTGCTGCGCTATCACATGGCCTGGAAGCAGCGCGACCTGGAAGCGATACTAGCGCTCTATCACCCGCAAGTGCAGTACAACGATTTTTTCCAGAACCGCAGCATGGGCCTGAGAGAGCTGCGCGCTTACATCACCGGCACGTTGCCGCGCCATCCCGATGAGTATCTTGAGCACAATGACCGCATCCGCGCGGACGGCTGCACGGCATTCATCCAGTACCAGACTGCTCTGAAGGGCAGTGGCGAGCGGGTGGTTTTTCGTACCAGCGAGGCGATCACGGTATGTGATGGTCTGATCCTGCGTGTAAACGAATATGCGTCACTGGTGCGCGACGGCGAGCCGCACGCCGGGCGTTGCGCCCCCGCCATCAGTAAGCTAGGGCTCTCGGCGCGCCAGTTGAGCTTCATGGCGCGAGACTTGGCCGATTACTTTACCCGCCAGCAGCCATTCCTGGACCCTGATCTGGATCTTGCACGGATCGCCAGCGCCACCGGGTACAGCCGTAATCAGTTGTCTTACCTATTGAATCAAGTGCTGGGGCAAAGCTTCTATCGCTACGTGACTCAGGCTCGCTTGGCCTACCTCCTTGAACGCCTCGCCAGTTACGACGAAAACGCACCCATCGATGCCCTCGCGGTGGCTGCCGGATTTAATTCCACCTCGGCGTTCTACAAGGCTTTCCGCAGTCATACCGGCTGCACACCTAAAGCCTGGTTGAAGGCCAATTGCGCGCGTACCCGCAGATAA